Part of the Hevea brasiliensis isolate MT/VB/25A 57/8 chromosome 16, ASM3005281v1, whole genome shotgun sequence genome is shown below.
AGTTGCTCAATTTAGGTGAAGTTGTAACAGCAATACAAAGTCACAGCTAATGCATGAAGCAGCAATATTCTAAAAATGCACTGGAAAATCTACTTTTAAGCCACGAAATCAGGGATGGTTTGCAAATTAAACATCAATGATTTCCTGATATTTCCTTCCTCACACCTGCACAGCAATGGTGGTTCCACCCAAACCCAAAGGGTAAATGTTTTGACAATTTAGACGGTAGCATAATTCTAGACTTGATTCTTTGACAATTTTAAAGTATGTTGTCAATCCCACCACATATATTGTTCTAATGTAGTCTGAAAGCCAACAACCTACGCTAATAAGAGTGAGCGAATGTGAAATTTGATAAGGCTTTTCAAGAATTTGTACGAGTCAATTCTCTCAGCACATATCCCATATATTTTATGCCATGCCTCCTGCTTCTGTCTTCATTCTATTGCTATGATAGACACCAATTTCCacaaaacaagctttaaccacATAATTGACATGATAAATTGACAGAACTGAGATCATCAGGAACCAGAATCACATTACCAAAACAAAGGAAAAACTCAAGGTAGCTGCAGTAGCACAAGCCAGTCAACAATAAATATTTGTCCATAAGGGAACCCTGCTCACTTAAAAAATTTTGAACCACCGCTTACAGTTTCAACACTTCAAAATCACCTCATACAACCAGCAAGATATCTTAACTTGAACTGAAAATTGCTAATAGTAATACATACAATTGACCAGCCCAAATGTGATATTGATCTAAAGAATAAATTATGATGGATAGCAAGAACAAAACTTTCAAGCAAAGAAATAGGCATAATATATTTGGGAGATTATAGCAAAATCTAATTGGGAAGGAATAAAAAAACAACTGTCTACTAAAAAATAAAGACATGCTAATCATATTAACAATACACATTAGCTAGTTTGACAAACTTGTTACACAATAACCCAGATCACAGGAACAGTAAACAGCTGAACCACAGCTAGTTCATATTCATCATGCCATCATTTATACAGAAATTTAATAAAACACACTGAAAACAGCAAATGCTTTGGTAAATAAGTAAAGGAAAGAGTTAAATACTGATACAGAAAAACATTCTCAAAGATAGTACCATCTTTAATGTCTCTCATGTCTCTCACCTCATGCATATGAAGACTCTCCTAAGCAGATCGTTAAGTGGCATTGAATAGAGATTCTCTATCCCTATTCTATTCAATGCTTGTTTCCGTCTCTACCCAATTCCATTCTTTATATAATTTTCTCTACATCATTGGCCTTTGAGACTTAGTAATCAATAAATTAACACCCTGAAACATAGAAAAAGCCATTACTCGGTTATGGTCCCATCCGAGGAGGGCTATGAACAGAACTCCAGTTGAATTCTTACCCTTGGCATTTTTGCATTAATCATGCTTAAAACCAACAGCTTGTCAGTTGCAGTCCGAGACTCTTATAATTGCATTAGTCAAGATTTTAACACCCATAGGATCTAATGACCAGTACTTGACCCATTTAATTGCCATTGTGGATACAAAGTTTTGGATTTCCCTTGAACACATATAATATTACCctcaataattgctataattgaccacaaaaatatatataatgCCAATGACCTCTCCATTAATCACACCATGGATCCCTAGCTTCTCGAATCGAAAACTAATCATCTTCCAATCCCAAAAACTCAAATTTTCGCGAAATAGCAAACTCCAACTTGAGGCAGCAATGAGAAAGGCGTCACTTTTTATCTATATGCAATAACTCTACTCCATCTAATCTCTCCCAAACAAGAAAtagagaagtgaaaagggaaaaATAAGCAAGTACCACAGATCTTGATGGGGGCCTCGAGCTCGAGAAGATTGGGCTGTTGAAGAAAGATTTGTCCAGATACAGAACAGAGTTGGCGGATCTCAATCTCAGTTAGCTGAACCTGCTGCTGTTTGGCTGCTCTTGTTTGCCTAAAATCCAATAAACGACTGATAATATCGTCCAAGATCGCAGAGTCGATGGAGGGGTGGGCTTGGTGAGCCATTGAAAGCGATCTCAATCTATCTTAGAAATTGAAGAAATGACAGGAAGAACACAGGATGTGGGTTTCCTCGAGTATACTTTTTTCTTGATTTTGAATTGAGTTGTTGGTGGAGTGAAAGAGTGGAGGAGAGAATGTGAGGGTGGTTTCTTTCTGTATTTTTTGGCTTTGAGTGGcattaaaataaagataaaaaaaaatatggtaATTTCAAAGTCTGATGTGGCGGAGAAGCCTATATCTATGAATCTATTCCTATTCGACGGAGTCGACTAAAGCCTAATCTTGCACACCTCACAGGACCGACGGACAGTTGCAAATTTACTCTGAAAGATGAATTACATCAatttttcagaaaaaaaaaaaaaaaactatttattGATTTCATTTCAATggaattaattaattacttttatatttaaaaaatctatttattttttatttacgaattatttaatctttttttcagttaataaattatttagtttttcatattattttaaaataaattttttattaatttaattatttaattataatacaacataatttaaatttatcaactATTAATTCCTTATTTACGAGGTGAACTGTTATTAGTAAATTACAAACCCTAATGTGTCACCTAATTCCTCCAGAAGCCATGACACCAAGCATTTGGATTTTGTCGCCTTGAAGTTTAGGCACTCTTCCATCTGTGCAGCTTATATGGGTGATCTCCAGAATCTTATTTTATGAAGCAATCAACAGAATTCTCACAAAAATTCAGAGGTAAGTGGAGGACTCATGTTTGCAATTGCAGCCTTTGGATTCATTATTAATTTCATCATGGTAATATTGTTGGGTCATGATCACTCTCATCATGCTTGCCATGATCACATTCACAAATCCTAAGGGTGAGGAGTTATATGCCGTAAATGAAGGACTAAGCTGGTACCAAGTTCTCCAGCTAAATGAAAAATATTGAAGGGCTTACCTACATGTCATGGCTGATCTAATTCAATCTGTTGGGGTGATGGTTGCTCCAACAATTATATGGGCAAAACCTGATTGCTTGGTGGTTGATCTGATTTGTACTCTTGTCTTCTCTGCTTTTGTTGTATTTTCAACCATTAGCATACTAACGGAGAAAACTCCTCATGAGATCAATGTTCACATGGTAGAAAGTGGTCTAAAGTGTATAAAAGGAGTACAAGATATTCATGATCTGCATCTATGGGCCATCACAATAGGGAAGCTAGTGTTGTCTTGCCATGTAGTAGCTGAGCCTGGAGCCAGCTCTACTGAAGTACTCAACAGGATTAGGGACTACTGTGAAAAAACATACAAGATTCATCATGTAACTGTGCAAATTGAGCACTAGCTTACAGATTTCTAAAACAGAACTATTCTTcacttttcattttcatttttggtgcatttgtggattgaaagtgtaTTAATTATGGCAGATGCAGGGGCTCTTGTAGCAAAACCCGGTGAGCTGTTTGATTCCCTTCTTAAATCAGCTCCCATAGGCTTTCCTCCTGGGTTTCTCTGTTCAGGGTGATTTGATTTACAAAGATCTGACTTTTTAACTCTTCTAATTTGCTATATgctttattattcagaccttgcTTGATTCCCCAGTTGCCTATCTGTAAAGGAATTTTGTATAGAACGTGGAGTTTCTCCACAACATTCAGCTGCAAATGTCAAACCCTTTCTAGAAGCAAGTCCTTAATAAATCATGAAAAATATGTTTTCTCGCCGTCCAACTTTCATATGTGCTGCCAAAGAAGGCGACCAGTTTGCTTGATCTCAATCCTTTCACATTAACCAAACATGTTAAATAATACTTAATactcttgattaaaaaaaaaaaacccattaaGGCCTTGACATGGCATGGGCACTTGTGCAATGCCGCTTATCATTTGAATTTGAGCACCTAACTAATAAAGATTCGACACAAAATGGGATGGGTATTGATTCTTGGTAAATTTGCAACATTATAGCTGATTTATTTGCTCAGCCAGCAGAGTGCCTTCTCTGAGGTTATCTTAGCTCATAGAAGCATTTCCCTTCCATCAAATTTTCCACCATATTTTTTCAAAGACAGTACGCAAATTGCATGAACTTGTTGACAAACATGATAAACTAAAACAATAACTTTACCATTTTCTTGTCAAAACATTCAAAAACAACATATTTTCCCTTATCATGACAGAAATAAACAGATTAAGCTCTGCTCATTGAGAATCCACTTTGAACTTTTCCACTCAAAACAAGAGTCAAAACTCAGTAAGTTGTTTATGTACAGAATAGAACCTACGGAATATGTCAAAGTCTTCTCGTAGTGTACAAGGGATTGTTCGAAAACAAGTAATTGCATGAGAAAAATGGCGGTTAAGCAATCTTTGAAAAAACAAGTCACAAGGGTAAGAAGCTTTTATTGCAAGTTTGGAAGTAGCTCAACAAACAATAACCAAAACGAGTACTAAAAGCTGCCCTATTATGGTTCTGCACCACTATGATTTCACTCTACATCCCTGCTATCAGTCAGTTCCACCTTTTGATCAACATACAAGAAATAAACACAGAGAGAACAGACCATCCTGAAATTCTAACAGCACTGACTTTTGTTTCAATTTCACAAACTCATTCAAGTAAAAAGACGAGTAATCTACATGTCTCCCTCTCTCAgccaaaaattgaaaaagaaacttTTTTCAAAGAAAtgtcaaaaaaataaaaagactaCTTGCTAGCAATGCTTTCCTTCCTCAAATATGGCATTAAGTAGAGCAGCAACCTCTCTTTGTATTCCCCGAGGTATCAGCAACGTTAATAGTGGTCCCTTGACCAGGAAGTGTAGAACTGCCAGCTGCTTCCTGTGCTGCCAATGCCTTTTTGCTAATTATGTGGTAGATCTCCGTCAATATGGTTTGGAATGCCTTCTCAATATTGGTTGCTTCCAGTGCTGATGTCTCAAGAAATGAGAGACCTTCCCTCTCTGCCAAGCTCTGACCATCTTCCTCTGCAACAGCTCTTAGATGATTCAAGTCAGACTTATTTCCGGCCATCATAATGACAATGTTAGAGTCTGCATGGTCCCTCAATTCACGCAGCCACCTTTGTACATTGTCAAAAGTTTGCCTCTTGGTTATGTCATAAACGAGAAGGGCACCAACAGCTCCTCTATAATATGCACTAGTAATAGCTCGGTACCGCTCCTGACCTGCTGTATCCCAAATCTGTGCCTTTACTGTCTTTCCATCCACCTGTAacagaaaaatatatatatataagaatagaaaaagaaaaaaaaactgcATCAAATCCATATCCAATAAAttgcaaaatataaaaattacagaTCAAAGCATGGTGGCACAAATCTGAACAACATAGATGAAACCCACTTCCACCATAAGTACTCACCACCTAGTACATATCTTGATACCCACATGCAAGGTGTCACTCATCCAGATCATTAATGGATATTTGTTTTGACAGAATAATATTCCATATAGCACTCATATTACAATAAAGAACtaagtaattaatttataaattgccAATATCactttgtaaaattccatttagtCTCTAGATCCCAGTAGTTCATGATCCTGAGAACAAAGTTGGCCAATTGATAAAATATTACTCAATAGCACTTGATAAACCAACTAAGTTCCACATGAGAATATCCTAAAGATCCAAATCTTGCAGAGATCCCTGTACAACAGTTATGGACTGAAGCATTTCAGGGAAAAGAATGCAttagttattaaaaaaattagctAATGATATTTCATTGCAAAGAGACCAGTAGAAAACTTCATAAAAATATGCATCTCCCAAATGAAACTGTTATCAGTATAACCTCTCTCTTACAGTATAGAACTCCACAATCCTGACCTTCAATTAAGGCCTGTTATTTGCAGAATCAGAAGAAATAATTTCTCCCACACACAACTATCTCATAGTTAACTCCATTGTGCCACCGGTTCAGAGGTCACTTCATCGCCGTCCCAATACCAATAGCCAATCTATCAGTACAAAACAATACAGATACCTGCAAATATATTCATCCTTCTTGTCTAAAAGTGACTACCAAGTCCCAATCAACAATTACATATAAGAAATTTCACTTCCATTATCACACTAATAATCATCAAATAGTCCGTTAACCGATGAACAAAACAACGTTTCAGAAGCCAGTAGAAAGAACAGATCGTCTTAGAAATGCAGATAACAAAGAAAGACAAAGGATAGAGAGAAAGATTGGATGACCACCTGAAGAGTTCTAGTGGCGAACTCGACACCAATAGTGGATTTGGATTCCAAACAGAATTCGTTTCTAGTAAACCTGGAAAGGATATTAGATTTTCCCACACCAGAGTCTCCAATCAGCACGATCTTGAACAGATAGTCATACTCATGATCTACTCTATGCGCCATACTCTAGTCTCCTCCTTCCTCTCCTCTCTCCTCAGATCTCTCTAACCTGTCAGATCCAAACACACGCATAGGGAGAAATATATAAGAAATCATGAACAGGCCCGTAGAGAAATCAAAGAGGAGGAGCAAAGCAGAAACTTACCCTAAGGCGAATAGatcgagaaaagaaaatttttctcGAGGTTTTTGGACTGAAGAACTTTCTATGGGAAACAAAATTGGGAGAATTTCCCCCTTTTTTCAGGAAAAATAAGAACGATGATTGAGGGAAAGGGTTTAAATATGCGGGTTCCGCCTTTTCCTGGGGGGAGGGGACAATTGTGCGCGTGTTAGGTTAAAACGACGTCGTTTAATTGGAAGCGACAAAATTTTCGGTGATGTGCGCGCGCGTAAGAGTTACGAACGGCGTCGTGTTGCTGATAGGGACAAAAAGATTTGGCGAGGTCAGAAAGAATGAGATGGCAACTGACAGTGGCAGGCTGGCAGGTGGAAGCAGTGGGAATGTTCAGTGATATTATAGGCTGGAATATAGAATAACTAAACcattttttcatatatatatatatatgtataattttgtgttaaaaatttataagaattgtttatcgaaaatcattataaatgttgtgaataaagattttataaatttatatgtaTGTACTCGTAGAAAGGACTCAATAACCAGAGATATTATATGACGATGGTGATGATGATGGTATGATGGTGCTATGAAGCACATTACCGTTTGGTTATTGGGTATCAAGTGTTGGTGATTAACCAAATCATCAAATCCAATAATTTAAGTGGAAGATACTAAAATTGTTGGTGTGAGTAGGACCATTACAAGCCACTCGTTTTATATTTCATATGGCACCACTGCTACAAGCACAAGCATGTTCTGCGCTTCTCAAAGGTTACATTTCAGCCCATTGGATAAGAGATTTGACCTCCACATATAGTGGTCATCATTAACACTAAAAAGCTTATTGTGTGTCATTTGTGATTcccttaatatatatttttttttcttttaattttaaatattgaaaatatataaaaatatatgattGGAGGTGGCTagttcattttaaaataaatttttataaaattcgttccaaatatatatacatattaaacAATAAATGGTcgcataaaaatatatttttgaagAAAATATTATACAATTAATtactatatatttttaatttattaagaatatattaaaaaaattaattattttagtattcagacaattaataatttaattcatttaaaaataattgaaCTAAAAtcattaaattgaatgagttatgcaaatattttatttactttaaaTTTATTTACTAATAATATATTCATGAAAtagtttattaaaataatttaattaagattCTCATTAATTGAatcattaaattcatatttaattaattgaactaaaatcATTAAATTGGATGAGATGGGGAAAAAAAATAGAAACATTTGTCTTAGCTTTGAAATTATAATAGATAGGTATTTATGTATAGAGATCCAATGAAT
Proteins encoded:
- the LOC110646144 gene encoding ras-related protein Rab11C, with the translated sequence MAHRVDHEYDYLFKIVLIGDSGVGKSNILSRFTRNEFCLESKSTIGVEFATRTLQVDGKTVKAQIWDTAGQERYRAITSAYYRGAVGALLVYDITKRQTFDNVQRWLRELRDHADSNIVIMMAGNKSDLNHLRAVAEEDGQSLAEREGLSFLETSALEATNIEKAFQTILTEIYHIISKKALAAQEAAGSSTLPGQGTTINVADTSGNTKRGCCST